The Cohnella abietis genome has a segment encoding these proteins:
- the mnmE gene encoding tRNA uridine-5-carboxymethylaminomethyl(34) synthesis GTPase MnmE — translation MIEDTIVAIATALGEGSIAVVRISGPEAVETAAKVFKSKQNLREVPSHTVQYGWIVDPLNDNVLDEVLVTVMKGPRSFTAEDVVEISTHGGIVAVKSVLELIVRHGARLAEPGEFTKRAFLNGRIDLAQAEAVIDLIRSKSDRAFQVARRQAEGALSKQIFPMRQQLIELLAHVEVNIDYPEHDVEDVTSGFIRENCSSVLDKVNELLIKSNEGKILREGIVTVIVGRPNAGKSSLLNALARENKAIVTDIPGTTRDIVEESVSLSGIPLRLLDTAGIRETSDKVEQIGVERSHGALNEADLSLLVLNHHERLHEDERKLLKQLKDRSTIVVVNKIDLPGKLEIEEVLQDYSEDRIVYLSAKEGSGIELLEKAVSGLFFSGAVESGDITYVSNARHITLLHQTKQSLEDAIRSTYESVPIDLIQIDIAASWESLGQILGDAAGDSLLDQIFSQFCLGK, via the coding sequence GTGATTGAAGATACGATTGTTGCGATAGCAACAGCACTTGGGGAAGGCAGTATTGCTGTCGTTCGTATTAGTGGACCAGAAGCGGTCGAAACGGCTGCCAAGGTGTTTAAATCTAAACAAAATTTGCGCGAGGTTCCGTCGCATACAGTACAGTATGGATGGATTGTAGACCCGCTTAATGATAATGTATTAGATGAAGTGTTAGTAACTGTTATGAAGGGCCCTCGATCCTTTACGGCTGAAGATGTGGTAGAGATCAGTACACATGGGGGAATTGTGGCCGTTAAGTCGGTGTTGGAATTAATTGTCCGTCATGGGGCTAGGTTAGCTGAACCAGGTGAATTCACGAAGCGTGCCTTCCTTAATGGACGTATTGACCTCGCTCAAGCGGAGGCCGTAATCGATTTAATTAGATCAAAGTCTGATCGAGCATTCCAGGTTGCTCGTAGGCAGGCAGAAGGCGCTTTGTCCAAACAGATTTTTCCGATGCGTCAGCAGCTTATTGAACTTCTTGCTCATGTTGAGGTTAATATTGATTATCCTGAGCATGATGTAGAGGATGTAACCTCTGGCTTTATAAGAGAAAACTGCAGCTCTGTACTCGATAAGGTGAATGAGCTATTAATTAAATCGAATGAAGGCAAAATACTGAGAGAAGGTATTGTGACTGTAATAGTAGGTCGTCCTAATGCCGGAAAATCCTCTTTGTTAAATGCTCTTGCTCGGGAGAACAAAGCTATTGTTACCGATATTCCCGGAACGACTCGTGATATTGTGGAGGAGAGTGTATCGCTTTCAGGTATACCGCTAAGACTCCTTGATACTGCAGGCATTCGAGAAACAAGTGATAAGGTGGAGCAAATTGGGGTTGAGAGGTCTCATGGGGCTTTAAATGAGGCGGATTTAAGCCTTCTTGTATTAAACCATCACGAACGGTTACACGAAGACGAACGGAAGCTGCTTAAGCAGCTGAAGGATAGATCCACGATTGTTGTGGTGAATAAAATTGATTTGCCAGGAAAGCTGGAAATTGAGGAAGTGTTACAGGACTACTCAGAAGATCGAATTGTTTATTTGTCTGCTAAGGAAGGCAGCGGCATTGAGTTACTGGAAAAGGCGGTATCGGGGTTATTTTTCAGTGGTGCTGTTGAATCAGGTGATATAACGTATGTAAGCAATGCACGTCATATTACTTTGCTGCATCAGACTAAGCAGTCCTTAGAGGATGCTATTCGTTCGACATATGAAAGTGTTCCTATAGATTTAATACAAATTGACATTGCCGCCTCATGGGAATCATTGGGTCAAATATTAGGTGATGCAGCTGGTGATTCGCTATTGGATCAGATATTCTCGCAATTCTGTTTAGGAAAGTAA
- the mnmG gene encoding tRNA uridine-5-carboxymethylaminomethyl(34) synthesis enzyme MnmG: MSYHAGDYDVIVIGAGHAGCEAALAAARMGCETLLLTINLDMVAFMPCNPSVGGPAKGHVVREIDALGGEMGRNIDKTFIQMRMLNTAKGPAVHALRAQADKFMYQHKMKETIELQDKLTLRQGLVEDLIIEDGACVGVVTKTGAEYSAKTVVLTTGTYLRGKVILGELMYESGPNNQQPAIKLSESLKRNGFELARFKTGTPPRVHEDSIDFSKTEIQPGDNKPKYFSYETEYMAHSEDQIPCWLTYTSETTHQIINDNLYRAPMFSGLIEGTGPRYCPSIEDKIVRFADKPKHQIFLEPEGRNTKEYYVQGLSTSMPEEVQIDILRSIPGLEKVEMMRPGYAIEYDAVIPTQLWPTLETKLVNNLFTAGQINGTSGYEEAAGQGVMAGINAARKVKGESPVVIERSRGYIGVMIDDLVTKGTNEPYRLLTSRAEYRLLLRHDNADLRLTPIGYEIGLIKEDRHKRFVEKRDRVEAEINRLKETKFRPDAAVQAMLAEAGSTALNNSVDGVTLLRRPELTYAHLEALSPSPVELSNDMKEQVEIQVKYTGYIEKQQIQVDRMERMEKKRIPENIDYDIIYGLAVEAKQKLSKVRPLSIGQASRISGVTPADLSILLVHLEHYNRVTAAAHSS, translated from the coding sequence ATGTCCTATCATGCAGGTGATTATGATGTTATTGTAATCGGCGCCGGTCATGCAGGCTGTGAAGCTGCTTTAGCGGCTGCTCGAATGGGCTGTGAAACGTTATTGTTAACGATAAACCTTGATATGGTAGCATTCATGCCTTGTAATCCATCTGTTGGTGGACCTGCAAAGGGCCACGTCGTGAGGGAGATTGACGCCTTAGGTGGAGAAATGGGTCGGAATATTGATAAAACCTTTATCCAGATGAGAATGCTAAATACAGCTAAAGGTCCTGCAGTTCATGCACTAAGAGCTCAGGCAGATAAGTTTATGTATCAGCACAAAATGAAGGAAACGATTGAGCTTCAAGATAAGCTGACGTTACGTCAAGGTTTAGTTGAGGATTTAATCATTGAGGATGGAGCCTGTGTTGGCGTTGTTACTAAAACAGGTGCAGAATACAGCGCGAAAACTGTCGTATTAACTACGGGTACTTATTTGCGTGGTAAAGTTATTCTTGGTGAATTGATGTATGAGAGCGGACCGAATAATCAACAGCCAGCGATAAAGCTGTCGGAATCTTTGAAGCGTAACGGATTTGAATTAGCGCGTTTCAAAACCGGAACACCGCCACGTGTGCATGAGGACTCCATTGATTTTAGCAAAACTGAAATTCAACCTGGAGACAACAAACCTAAGTACTTCTCTTATGAGACGGAGTATATGGCGCATTCCGAAGATCAAATCCCTTGCTGGTTAACGTATACTTCTGAGACTACACATCAAATTATTAATGACAACTTATATCGTGCTCCTATGTTTTCAGGATTAATTGAAGGAACAGGGCCTCGCTATTGCCCGTCCATTGAAGATAAAATTGTTCGTTTTGCGGATAAACCAAAGCATCAAATTTTTCTTGAGCCAGAAGGAAGAAACACTAAGGAATATTATGTACAGGGTCTTTCTACGAGTATGCCAGAAGAGGTACAAATTGATATCCTTCGTTCTATTCCCGGCCTCGAAAAGGTTGAGATGATGCGTCCAGGCTACGCAATAGAATACGATGCTGTTATTCCAACACAGCTGTGGCCTACTTTGGAAACTAAGCTAGTCAACAATTTGTTTACTGCTGGTCAGATCAATGGAACCTCCGGTTATGAGGAAGCAGCAGGGCAGGGCGTGATGGCTGGAATTAATGCCGCACGTAAAGTTAAAGGCGAGAGTCCTGTCGTTATTGAACGCTCCAGAGGATACATTGGAGTCATGATTGATGACTTGGTTACCAAAGGAACGAATGAGCCCTATAGATTGCTTACTTCGAGGGCAGAATACCGTTTGCTGTTAAGACATGATAACGCTGATCTACGGTTGACTCCAATTGGTTATGAGATTGGACTTATTAAAGAAGATCGTCATAAGCGATTTGTTGAGAAACGAGATCGTGTTGAAGCGGAAATCAATCGACTTAAAGAAACGAAATTCAGGCCGGATGCAGCTGTTCAAGCTATGCTAGCAGAAGCTGGATCAACAGCTTTGAATAATTCGGTGGATGGAGTTACGTTACTTCGTCGTCCCGAACTGACTTACGCACATTTAGAAGCATTATCGCCTTCTCCAGTTGAACTATCTAATGACATGAAGGAACAGGTCGAAATTCAGGTTAAATACACAGGTTATATCGAGAAACAACAAATACAAGTCGATCGCATGGAAAGAATGGAGAAAAAGCGCATTCCGGAAAACATCGATTACGACATTATTTACGGACTTGCCGTTGAAGCTAAGCAGAAGCTAAGCAAGGTTAGACCTCTTTCTATCGGGCAAGCTTCTCGGATATCTGGTGTTACTCCTGCTGACCTATCGATTCTGCTTGTTCATCTCGAGCATTACAACCGTGTTACTGCGGCGGCACACAGTTCATGA
- the rsmG gene encoding 16S rRNA (guanine(527)-N(7))-methyltransferase RsmG, with product MDTIQQQFSQNVERLGIQLTETKLEQFETYYSLLVEWNEKMNLTGITERDAVYEKHFYDSLTIARVVQFDKQNSLADIGSGAGFPSVPLAIIYPHLQITIIDALAKRIKFLEEVKTKLGLTKVLCLHSRAEDAARKREHRDNYDVVTARAVARLAVLNEFCIPYVRPGGIFIAMKGTDISTELDESRYSVSKLNGKIQDVKHLSLPTDGADRHLVVCLKKGPTPSAYPRKSGIPLKSPLVKPEKTARSTDK from the coding sequence ATGGATACTATACAACAGCAGTTTTCGCAGAACGTCGAGAGATTAGGTATTCAATTAACCGAAACGAAGCTGGAGCAGTTTGAAACCTATTATTCCTTACTAGTGGAATGGAACGAAAAAATGAATCTAACCGGAATAACGGAAAGGGATGCTGTTTATGAAAAGCATTTCTACGATTCATTAACTATCGCTAGAGTTGTACAGTTCGACAAGCAAAACTCATTGGCGGACATCGGATCGGGAGCTGGCTTCCCCTCCGTCCCCCTAGCTATTATCTATCCTCATCTTCAAATTACAATAATTGATGCGCTGGCAAAAAGAATTAAATTTCTTGAAGAGGTAAAGACAAAGCTGGGGTTAACTAAGGTGTTATGCTTGCACAGTCGTGCAGAAGATGCTGCGCGAAAGAGGGAGCATCGGGACAATTATGATGTTGTAACTGCTCGAGCGGTTGCTCGGCTAGCCGTTCTTAACGAATTTTGTATCCCATATGTGCGCCCGGGCGGCATATTCATCGCGATGAAAGGCACAGACATTTCAACTGAATTGGACGAAAGTCGTTATAGTGTATCGAAGCTCAATGGCAAAATCCAAGATGTAAAGCATCTATCGCTTCCAACAGACGGTGCAGATAGACATTTAGTTGTATGTTTGAAGAAGGGACCTACTCCTTCTGCATATCCACGTAAATCAGGAATACCACTTAAATCACCTTTAGTAAAGCCTGAAAAGACTGCAAGAAGCACCGATAAGTAA